The following proteins come from a genomic window of Theileria equi strain WA chromosome 2 map unlocalized gcontig_1105316255037, whole genome shotgun sequence:
- a CDS encoding hypothetical protein (encoded by transcript BEWA_041580A), producing the protein MIMKGNEDDMNRFLFYALLERGVRYLRIVSKYIRFGKPAREVAEFIQRPGEGRYTRLVRKTVDIEVITQQNTRTIQVEEGSATKARRFSVRKEMKLEASIGVVRYCCYVVNAKVHGLIERKVIWEGGHDAPVITVISLYSEGYCLTTKHVFKGIGRGFRMENRVWTPIFLSPKDEGMYNEHAEAPQSCPVSRATENEDQEPCTSESVIKFSGRPVPEVIADSTTQEGASVQEFNPPVPDLTVPAQIHPGDVESVQLAISSSSYDESDWDSSD; encoded by the coding sequence ATGATAATGAAGGGGAACGAAGATGATATGAACAGGTTCCTCTTTTATGCTCTGTTAGAGCGTGGCGTAAGGTATCTCAGAATAGTTTCCAAGTATATACGCTTTGGCAAACCAGCTCGGGAAGTTGCCGAGTTTATACAGAGGCCAGGTGAAGGTCGCTATACAAGGCTAGTTCGCAAGACTGTGGATATAGAAGTGATTACTCAGCAGAACACGCGCACAATTCAAGTGGAAGAGGGGTCAGCAACAAAAGCCAGAAGGTTTTCTGTAAGGAAGGAAATGAAGCTAGAGGCGTCGATTGGAGTCGTGAGATACTGCTGCTACGTTGTCAATGCCAAGGTCCATGGTCTCATTGAGCGAAAGGTCATCTGGGAAGGGGGACATGATGCACCCGTGATAACTGTCATATCGTTGTATTCGGAGGGATACTGCCTCACCACAAAACACGTGTTTAAAGGTATCGGCAGGGGGTTCCGTATGGAGAATAGAGTTTGGACACCCATCTTTTTGAGTCCCAAAGATGAAGGCATGTACAACGAACATGCAGAAGCCCCTCAATCCTGTCCCGTCTCCAGAGCCACCGAGAACGAAGACCAAGAGCCTTGCACATCGGAGTCGGTTATCAAATTCTCAGGAAGACCAGTGCCCGAGGTGATTGCAGACAGCACGACACAGGAAGGGGCTAGCGTTCAAGAATTTAATCCCCCTGTCCCAGATCTCACTGTACCCGCCCAAATCCATCCAGGCGACGTAGAATCTGTGCAACTAGCCATCAGCTCAAGCTCGTACGACGAAAGCGATTGGGATTCTAGCGATTAG
- a CDS encoding phosphoglycerate kinase, putative (encoded by transcript BEWA_041590A), with protein sequence MESLLSSKFGLSDVVDQLPGKRVLMRVDFNVPIKEGVVTDATRIKATVPTIKFLLDHGVKSIVLMSHCGRPDGQRVEKYTLKPVVPELSSLLGGHEVKFLDDCVGEAVEAECKDPKPGSIILLENLRFHPEEESKDQTAESVVSFRSSLTKLGDIYVNDAFGTAHRAHSSIVGVDLPLRVAGHLMKRELDYFAKALENPQRPFVSILGGAKVRDKIKLIMALIEKVDALIIGGGMAYTFKKVLNGMPIGESLFDEESVEIIGKIVEKCKQFKVDLHLPVDFKVTTDFSNDTPTKFVDDSEGVPDGWMGLDCGPKTVEAFGKVLGGAKTIVWNGPLGVFEFSNFAAGSTSVLDLVIEATKGGATSIIGGGDTAALAEQTGRAKFFSHVSTGGGASLELLEGKVLPGVSCLTQKS encoded by the exons ATGGAGTCTCTATTGTCTTCGAAATTCGGTCTTTCCGACGTCGTTGACCAG CTTCCCGGGAAACGCGTCTTAATGCGTGTGGATTTCAACGTCCCTATCAAGGAGGGTGTCGTCACTGACGCCACCAGGATCAAGGCCACAGTTCCTACCATCAAGTTCCTCTTGGACCACGGCGTCAAGTCCATCGTGTTGATGTCCCACTGTGGTCGCCCAGATGGTCAGAGGGTAGAAAAGTACACACTCAAGCCTGTTGTACCTGAGCTCTCCTCATTGCTCGGTGGTCACGAGGTCAAGTTTTTGGACGACTGTGTAGGCGAGGCCGTAGAGGCTGAATGCAAGGACCCCAAACCAGGATCCATCATACTCTTGGAGAACCTGAGATTCCACccagaggaagaatccAAGGACCAGACCGCCGAGTCTGTGGTTAGCTTCAGAAGTTCCCTCACAAAGCTCGGCGACATCTACGTAAATGATGCATTCGGAACCGCTCACAGAGCCCACAGCTCCATCGTCGGTGTAGACTTGCCTCTGCGTGTTGCAGGTCACCTCATGAAACGCGAATTGGACTACTTTGCCAAGGCTCTCGAGAACCCACAAAGGCCATTTGTCTCCATTCTAGGAGGTGCCAAGGTCAGAGATAAGATCAAGCTCATTATGGCCTTGATTGAAAAGGTTGACGCCTTGATTATTGGCGGTGGAATGGCCTACACATTTAAAAAGGTACTCAATGGAATGCCAATTGGCGAATCGCTCTTTGACGAGGAAAGCGTAGAAATCATTGGAAAGATTGTGGAAAAGTGCAAGCAGTTCAAGGTTGACTTACACCTCCCAGTCGATTTTAAGGTCACCACAGACTTCTCCAACGACACACCAACCAAATTTGTGGATGACTCTGAAGGTGTTCCAGACGGATGGATGGGTTTGGACTGCGGCCCAAAGACTGTAGAAGCATTTGGAAAGGTCCTTGGCGGTGCCAAGACAATTGTATGGAATGGACCATTGGGAGTATTCGAGTTTTCCAACTTTGCGGCTGGAAGCACTAGCGTGTTGGATCTCGTCATTGAGGCCACGAAGGGAGGAGCTACTAGTATCATTGGAGGTGGTGACACTGCGGCTCTGGCAGAACAGACTGGACGTGCCAAGTTCTTTAGTCACGTGTCCACTGGTGGTGGAGCTTCCCTGGAACTTCTCGAAGGAAAGGTGTTGCCTGGAGTCTCTTGTCTCACTCAAAAGTCCTAA
- a CDS encoding hypothetical protein (encoded by transcript BEWA_041600A), with translation MLMMGVYRKTPLLVTGFLVGAVVVYQVTYSLRDKTKDVVPAPKAPAVAPVAQPNQAGDANLRGAEEDGITIQFEKTEGYTTHGKKITVQKRVDFPVAGFSRHSHIGKLSLPLVIKKFSFEDKTLKGIPSDLNVINSSVYFKTGLKEPVLVELYKYSPDGHNTSVHFFTKGANETWEEFFFNSSTTLTGKLNELTGTPSAGQGEAERGAGGEPGKAEDAAAKAAGGAASSPQQAAGAGPSAEANVGGSAKGPGGQGGDATVPGSGTTTTQIQTGTTSTETGVQGAQVQSTSHPQSSGEQVVAKPSSGGGDTPGAQAEASLGSGSVAGSSVTNTAATRTDSAGPGSTQPGNTVASAGTGSVSSEQGTGAADRSSGTPSSVTPSASTVPAQPTQVPASPVSGPGST, from the exons ATGTTAATGATGGGAGTGTATCGTAAGACCCCTCTGTTAGTTACAGGGTTCCTTGTTGGTGCAGTCGTAGTTTACCAGGTGACCTACTCCCTCAGGGACAAGACCAAGGATGTTGTTCCTGCCCCCAAGGCTCCCGCTGTTGCTCCAGTAGCTCAACCAAACCAGGCTGGAGACGCCAATCTGAGAGGAGCTGAGGAAGACGGAATCACAATTCAGTTTGAGAAGACGGAAGGTTACACCACTCATGGCAAAAAGATCACAGTCCAGAAGAGAGTAGACTTCCCAGTTGCTGGTTTCTCGAGACACAGTCACATTGGAAAGTTGAGTTTGCCACTGGTCATCAAGAAATTCTCATTCGAAGACAAGACACTCAAGGGTATTCCATCTGACCTGAACGTCATCAACTCCTCTGTTTACTTCAAGACTGGTCTCAAGGAGCCCGTCCTCGTTGAACTCTACAAGTACTCACCTGATGGACACAACACCTCTGTCCACTTCTTCACCAAAGGTGCCAATGAAACCTGGGAGGAGTTCTTCTTTAACAGCAGTACCACTCTCACTGGGAAGCTTAACGAGTTGACTGGTACTCCTTCTGCTGGTCAAGGTGAAGCCGAAAGAGGAGCTGGCGGTGAACCTGGTAAGGCTGAAGACGCTGCAGCTAAGGCTGCTGGAGGCGCAGCTTCTAGTCCTCAACAAGCTGCTGGAGCTGGACCAAGTGCTGAGGCCAATGTTGGTGGTAGTGCTAAGGGCCCTGGTGGTCAAGGTGGGGATGCAACTGTTCCAGGTTCTGGTACTACAACTActcag ATCCAAACCGGTACAACTTCCACAGAAACTGGTGTACAAGGAGCACAAGTTCAATCTACATCCCATCCTCAATCTTCAGGTGAGCAAGTTGTTGCAAAGCCTTCATCTGGAGGGGGTGATACTCCAGGAGCTCAAGCAGAAGCCTCTTTAGGCTCCGGTTCTGTTGCAGGGTCAAGTGTAACTAATACTGCTGCGACCAGAACAGACTCCGCCG GCCCTGGATCTACTCAACCTGGTAATACCGTTGCTTCAGCCGGAACTGGGTCCGTTAGCTCTGAACAAG GCACTGGAGCTGCCGATAGATCAAGTGGGACACCATCTTCCGTAACACCAAGTGCTTCCACTGTACCTGCTCAGCCAACCCAAGTACCTGCAAGCCCAGTTTCCGGTCCAGGATCTACTTAA
- a CDS encoding 8-oxoguanine DNA-glycosylase, putative (encoded by transcript BEWA_041610A), with protein sequence MQSLEWRDLNVSSRLLRPSLLLTTGQSFSWHSVGDNHWVGVLGNSVYEIKENKDTTLYRCIHGEANEDSLCDYFDLKHEYAVDMNKISKDVQKIFQERQGVRILQQEPLECLISFICSSNNNISRITRMVGDLKREYGTFLASKHYKDKKMSFYSFPSIAQLKSVDTETLRKMGFGYRAGFIVKTVDILKSRGLDWLYDLRLRDCVTSRNELMSLPGVGRKVADCVLLFGLGKREVVPVDVHIRNISQRLFGIKSGRTLTDAQCEVITDTFKNFAGTDAGWAQAVLFIDSVAK encoded by the exons ATGCAAAGTCTCGAGTGGCGCGATTTGAACGTGTCTTCCAGGCTCCTTCGGCCGAGCCTCTTGCTGACCACCG GTCAGTCGTTTAGTTGGCATTCCGTCGGAGATAATCACTGGGTTGGGGTCTTGGGGAATAGCGTCTATGAGATTAAGGAAAACAAGGACACCACCCTCTACAG ATGCATTCACGGCGAGGCGAATGAGGATAGCTTGTGCGACTATTTCGACTTGAAACATGAATACGCGGTTGACATGAACAAAATCTCCAAGGATGTGCAAAAGATTTTCCAAGAGCGCCAGGGTGTAAGGATACTGCAACAGGAGCCTCTAGAGTGTCTAATCTCCTTTATATGCTCCTCAAACAACAACATTAGCCGAATTACACGAATGGTTGGTGATTTAAAGAGGGAATATGGAACGTTTTTGGCCAGTAAACATTACAAGGATAAGAAGATGTCCTTTTATTCCTTCCCCTCTATCGCTCAATTAAAGAGCGTTGACACTGAAACTTTGAGAAAGATGGGCTTTGGATACAGAGCTGGTTTTATAGTAAAGACTGTCGATATTTTAAAGTCCCGTGGACTTGACTGGTTGTATGATTTGAGATTGCGTGATTGTGTCACGTCTAGAAATGAGCTCATGTCACTTCC GGGCGTTGGAAGAAAGGTGGCGGATTGTGTGTTGCTATTTGGACTTGGCAAGAGAGAGGTGGTTCCAGTTGATGTTCATATCCGTAACATTTCCCAGAG GCTCTTTGGGATAAAATCCGGCAGGACCCTTACGGATGCACAGTGTGAAGTTATAACAGACACATTTAAAAACTT CGCTGGAACTGATGCCGGGTGGGCACAGGCAGTTTTATTCATTGATAGTGTAGCCAAGTAA
- a CDS encoding hypothetical protein (encoded by transcript BEWA_041620A) — MFRNVDMSRIFDNIDGDKMFNADEDLLRQMESERQKGLVNNMQDYKGADFDHLLNWIDTIVSLCRNLDGVCHKIDGFFPSDDGSNTMAWLRNAMEERESLDFSSLYANYAHPEYTMSRENFSENQQGWGMEDPGMLKSEGSGKILPQKSRKQKKGDQLANLKLLENGGEMIVVKRRKKRSTNVNIIKVTNAYDYLLEIPWFSEPDPSKGSHQYKCSIPGVYWDKRSWIASWYRDGRRYYSSFSAKLHGFYKSKYYAIQVRLYNTMYNGQVRKPEYNVKDSYDNFCKEVL, encoded by the coding sequence ATGTTCAGAAATGTGGACATGAGCAGAATATTTGACAATATAGATGGAGATAAGATGTTTAATGCAGACGAAGATCTCCTCAGACAGATGGAATCTGAGAGGCAAAAAGGGTTGGTGAACAACATGCAGGACTACAAGGGCGCAGATTTTGACCATCTTCTGAACTGGATCGATACCATCGTGTCGCTCTGCAGGAATCTCGACGGAGTGTGTCATAAAATTGATGGATTCTTCCCCTCTGATGATGGTAGCAACACCATGGCATGGCTCAGGAATGCAATGGAGGAGAGGGAATCCCTAGACTTTTCCAGTCTATACGCAAATTATGCACATCCTGAATACACCATGAGTCGTGAAAACTTTTCGGAAAACCAACAAGGCTGGGGAATGGAAGATCCAGGAATGCTAAAGAGCGAAGGCAGTGGCAAGATTTTGCCGCAAAAGAGCCGAAAACAAAAGAAAGGAGACCAGTTGGCAAACCTCAAACTGCTTGAAAATGGCGGTGAAATGATTGTGGTCAAGCGGAGGAAGAAGCGGTCCACAAATGTGAACATTATAAAGGTGACCAATGCCTACGACTACCTCCTGGAAATCCCGTGGTTTTCAGAGCCGGACCCTTCAAAAGGGTCACATCAATACAAATGTTCCATTCCTGGAGTTTATTGGGACAAACGCTCCTGGATAGCCTCATGGTACCGCGACGGCCGGCGTTACTATTCGAGTTTTTCTGCAAAGTTGCATGGATTCTACAAGTCAAAGTACTATGCCATTCAAGTGCGTCTCTACAACACCATGTACAATGGACAAGTCAGAAAGCCAGAGTATAATGTGAAGGACTCGTATGATAACTTTTGTAAGGAAGTTTTGTAG
- a CDS encoding hypothetical protein (encoded by transcript BEWA_041630A) codes for MQIITKSTLIAASFVGLALSINLNGFIYNYNSLNTNITDQGAKFILKSSPGAQLESQIGISGPKMDRLRTTLDDIKQSKEKETAKSTREEREGEVDAWRVVLYNDDIHNFSYVTESLASCIPQLSLAKAHLITVEAHKNGQAEILRTWKDKAETYCRDLQKCGLTVCTMYSKVK; via the exons ATGCAAATAATCACAAAGTCCACACTCATTGCAGCTAGCTTCGTAGGATTGGCTTTGTCTATCAATTTAAATGGCTTTATATACAATTATAACAGTTTAAACACCAATATAACCGATCAAGGAGCAAAATTTATCCTAAAG TCGTCTCCAGGGGCGCAACTGGAATCGCAAATTGGAATTTCTGGTCCAAAAATGGATCGTCTAAG GACCACGTTGGATGATATAAAGCAGTCGAAGGAAAAGGAGACTGCAAAGAGTACAAGGGAAGAAAGAGAAGGCGAAGTTGATGCCTGGAGAGTTGTCTTGTATAATGACGATATTCACAA TTTCTCATACGTTACGGAATCACTGGCTTCATGCATACCGCAACTTTCACTCGCCAAAGCGCACTTAATTACAGTAGAGGCTCACAAAAATGGGCAGGCGGAAATTCTACGAACATGGAAGGACAAGGCAGAAACATATTGCAGGG ATTTGCAAAAGTGCGGTCTCACCGTTTGTACAATGTACAGTAAAGTTAAATGA